The Antennarius striatus isolate MH-2024 chromosome 20, ASM4005453v1, whole genome shotgun sequence genome includes a region encoding these proteins:
- the LOC137614044 gene encoding clavesin-1-like, translating into MLGLDPDAVMTALHAGLSATATEKARLELNENPDTLHQDIQQVRDMIVSRPDVGFLRTDDDFILRFLRARKFDRAESFRLLAQYFQFRQQNLDMFQSFKVEDPGIKRALMDGFPGVLETPDQQGRKILILFASNWDQSRSSFTDILRAVLLSLEVLIEDPELQINGFLLIIDWSDFSFKQASRLTPNILRLAIEGLQDSFPARFGGIHFVNQPWYVHAMFTIIKPFLKDKTRKRIFLHGNNLMSLHQLVRPDCLPSELGGTLPPYDVGAWARSLLGPDYSDEAEYTLTYHALHVRENGGGDAMKRSRSAAEPGILRQTGRDTSTPLLALD; encoded by the exons ATGCTGGGACTGGACCCGGATGCCGTGATGACGGCGCTCCACGCCGGGCTGAGCGCCACCGCCACAGAGAAAGCTCGCCTGGAGCTGAACGAGAACCCGGACACACTGCACCAGGACATCCAGCAG GTGCGGGACATGATTGTCTCGCGGCCTGACGTCGGCTTCCTGCGGACGGACGACGACTTCATCCTCCGCTTCCTGAGGGCCAGGAAGTTCGACCGGGCGGAGAGCTTCCGCCTGCTGGCCCAGTACTTCCAGTTCCGGCAGCAGAACCTGGACATGTTCCAGAGCTTCAAG GTGGAAGACCCCGGGATCAAACGGGCCCTGATGGACGGCTTTCCAGGCGTCCTGGAGACTCCGGATCAACAGGGGCGGAAAATACTCATCCTGTTTGCATCCAACTGGGACCAGAGCAG gagcTCCTTCACGGACATCCTGCGGGCCGTCCTGCTGTCCCTGGAGGTTCTGATCGAGGACCCGGAGCTGCAGATCAACGGCTTCCTGCTGATCATCGACTGGAGCGACTTCTCCTTCAAGCAGGCGTCCAGGCTGACGCCCAACATCCTCCGGCTGGCCATCGAGGGCCTGCAG gACAGCTTCCCGGCGCGCTTTGGGGGGATCCACTTCGTCAACCAGCCGTGGTACGTCCACGCCATGTTCACCATCATCAAGCCGTTCCTAAAGGACAAGACCAGGAAGAGG ATCTTCCTCCACGGGAACAACCTGATGTCGCTGCACCAGCTGGTGCGTCCCGACTGCCTGCCGTCGGAGCTGGGGGGGACGCTGCCACCGTACGACGTGGGCGCGTGGGCGCGGTCGCTGCTGGGGCCAGACTACAGCGACGAGGCGGAGTACACGCTGACCTACCACGCCCTTCACGTCAGGGAGAACGGAGGAGGAGACGCGATGAAGAG GTCCCGGTCGGCGGCGGAACCCGGAATCCTCCGACAGACGGGCCGCGACACCAGCACGCCGCTCCTGGCCCTGGACTGA